In uncultured Trichococcus sp., one DNA window encodes the following:
- a CDS encoding DUF4956 domain-containing protein, with amino-acid sequence MTTFTDILKNSFLEETADFSITAASVSLLSALFIGLFIFFIYKKTYAGVMYSKPFNTSLVLLSVLTTFVILAVTSNVVLSLGMVGALSIVRFRTAIKEPLDLVFLFWSISVGIILGAGLYSLAFLGSAFITVILLVLTGKVDSSAPYILMLQLENENAELQATEIIKNRFGKVIVKSKSITDGQPELIYEVKVKNNETSFMNELSAIEGVQNATLVSYNGNQAG; translated from the coding sequence ATGACAACATTTACAGATATCTTAAAAAACAGCTTTTTGGAGGAAACGGCCGACTTTTCCATCACGGCGGCTTCGGTTTCGCTGCTGTCGGCGCTCTTCATCGGCCTGTTCATCTTCTTCATCTATAAAAAAACCTATGCCGGCGTCATGTATTCGAAACCCTTCAACACGTCGTTGGTCCTATTGTCGGTACTGACGACTTTCGTCATCCTGGCCGTAACTTCCAACGTTGTGCTTTCCCTAGGTATGGTCGGTGCCCTTTCCATCGTCCGCTTCCGAACAGCCATCAAGGAACCGCTTGACCTGGTCTTCCTTTTCTGGTCGATCAGCGTCGGCATCATCCTGGGAGCTGGCTTGTATTCTCTGGCTTTCCTCGGATCGGCTTTCATCACTGTCATCCTGCTCGTACTGACAGGAAAGGTCGATTCTTCGGCCCCTTACATCTTGATGCTGCAGTTGGAGAATGAGAACGCCGAATTACAGGCTACCGAAATCATCAAAAACCGCTTCGGCAAAGTCATCGTAAAATCCAAGAGCATCACGGACGGTCAACCGGAATTGATCTATGAAGTAAAAGTCAAAAACAACGAAACAAGCTTCATGAATGAATTGAGCGCCATCGAAGGCGTCCAGAACGCCACATTGGTCAGCTACAACGGCAACCAAGCAGGCTAG
- a CDS encoding polyphosphate polymerase domain-containing protein, whose translation MSEICYRNEFKHEISQKNKVILTSRLRKFLKHDENSVGNSYSIRSLYFDTLYDDAYWDKEDGRSYREKFRIRYYNNDASFIRLEKKVKDGAVGYKQSACITKDMAEQLIQKKYDCLADASHPLLQEFYAKCKSQCMEPKVIITYEREAFAYGPGNTRITLDFDMHASTQVSSFFHDGRIGIREPGIDCVLEVKFDNYLPEWIQSLVQTEETNSTSHSKYVIGRHLNQI comes from the coding sequence ATGAGCGAAATATGCTACCGAAACGAATTCAAACACGAAATTTCCCAAAAAAACAAAGTCATCCTCACAAGTCGGCTGAGAAAGTTCCTGAAACATGACGAGAATTCAGTAGGCAACAGCTACAGCATCAGGAGTCTCTATTTTGACACCCTTTATGATGATGCCTATTGGGACAAAGAGGATGGCCGAAGCTACCGCGAAAAATTCCGGATCCGTTATTACAACAATGACGCTTCCTTTATCCGTCTGGAGAAAAAAGTCAAGGACGGCGCAGTCGGTTATAAACAGAGCGCCTGCATCACGAAAGACATGGCCGAACAGCTTATCCAAAAAAAATATGACTGCCTTGCTGATGCCAGCCATCCTTTGCTGCAGGAATTCTATGCCAAGTGCAAAAGCCAATGCATGGAACCGAAAGTGATCATCACTTACGAACGGGAAGCCTTCGCCTATGGCCCCGGGAACACGCGCATCACACTGGATTTTGATATGCACGCCAGCACGCAAGTATCCTCTTTCTTCCATGATGGCCGTATCGGAATAAGGGAGCCTGGGATCGACTGCGTGCTGGAAGTCAAATTCGACAACTATCTGCCGGAATGGATCCAAAGTCTGGTGCAGACAGAAGAGACCAACAGCACCTCGCACTCAAAATACGTCATCGGAAGACACCTAAACCAAATTTAA
- a CDS encoding HAMP domain-containing sensor histidine kinase, whose translation MKMKTSKKSLKIRLLTTVTLLLAAVFAFIYLVFNFFFTQYIETTAASLLAEARQNYIERPFDEDKKLEPEPASSDAAFVDEPREKNPEPHTAFSSSVQKTIISEDFEILFPQIQDTGFSEDDSLTNFVSGLESSDIALALTADGNLELEDNLYYYSIAPNAEEDGTYAVFFLNMSDLFVFEQNLNQILLIIMLIGLVTIATITYLLVSRITKPLQTLALFAKEIGEGNYQTIDEEFVDLELHELKTTMNETTKKLKLYDADQRTFFQNASHELRTPLQIIKTNAEGIEIGIIDDKKGAIAIKNETDKLGMLVEDILYLSRLETRSSDRLTSTNDLRETLAYTAERYASVSDQKNLQVLFDFQKDPVLFHYDERDFERAFQNLISNALRYAKGIIRLGCKEIDNRIMITIHNDGEPISKADLPHIFDRFYKGNKGVHGIGLSIVQSIVQTYGGRIEVMSSAKGTTFTIILPQQNK comes from the coding sequence ATGAAGATGAAGACATCGAAAAAAAGTTTGAAGATCCGGCTTCTGACGACCGTCACCTTGTTGTTGGCGGCCGTCTTTGCCTTCATTTATCTGGTGTTCAATTTTTTCTTTACCCAGTACATCGAAACGACAGCGGCCTCATTGCTTGCCGAAGCGAGACAAAATTACATCGAGCGTCCCTTCGATGAGGACAAAAAATTGGAACCGGAACCCGCCTCATCGGATGCCGCTTTTGTGGATGAACCCCGGGAAAAAAATCCTGAACCGCATACGGCCTTCTCGTCCAGCGTCCAAAAGACGATCATTTCCGAAGATTTCGAAATACTGTTCCCGCAGATCCAGGACACCGGATTCAGTGAGGATGATTCCTTGACGAATTTCGTTTCCGGATTGGAAAGTTCCGACATCGCGCTGGCATTGACAGCCGATGGGAATTTGGAATTGGAGGATAATCTCTACTACTATTCCATCGCTCCCAACGCCGAGGAGGACGGGACCTATGCGGTATTCTTCCTGAACATGTCTGATCTGTTCGTTTTCGAGCAGAATCTGAATCAGATCCTTTTGATCATCATGCTGATTGGGCTGGTGACCATCGCCACCATCACCTACCTGCTCGTTTCAAGAATCACGAAACCTTTGCAGACGCTGGCTTTGTTCGCGAAAGAGATCGGTGAAGGGAACTATCAGACGATCGACGAGGAATTCGTCGACCTGGAACTACATGAACTGAAGACGACCATGAACGAGACCACCAAAAAACTCAAGCTGTACGACGCCGATCAGCGCACATTCTTCCAGAACGCTTCCCATGAATTGCGGACACCGTTGCAGATCATCAAGACAAACGCGGAAGGCATCGAAATCGGCATCATCGATGACAAAAAAGGCGCCATCGCGATAAAAAATGAGACCGACAAACTGGGGATGCTCGTGGAGGATATCCTCTATCTGTCGCGTCTGGAGACCCGTTCATCGGACCGGCTGACCAGTACAAATGACCTCCGCGAGACATTGGCCTATACCGCCGAACGCTACGCCAGTGTCAGTGATCAAAAAAATCTGCAAGTGCTGTTCGACTTCCAGAAGGATCCTGTCCTGTTCCATTATGATGAACGGGATTTCGAACGGGCCTTCCAGAATCTCATCTCCAACGCCCTGCGTTACGCAAAAGGCATCATCCGTTTGGGCTGCAAGGAGATAGACAACCGGATCATGATCACCATCCACAATGATGGCGAACCGATTTCCAAGGCAGACCTGCCGCATATTTTCGACCGCTTCTACAAAGGTAACAAAGGCGTGCACGGCATCGGGCTCTCCATCGTCCAATCGATCGTGCAGACTTACGGCGGACGCATCGAAGTCATGTCCTCCGCAAAAGGAACAACTTTCACAATCATCCTGCCACAACAAAACAAATAA
- a CDS encoding response regulator transcription factor, with amino-acid sequence MSEEIYIAEDEDGIRLTVKTFLESEGYVVSDFPNGDLLYEAFLNKQPDLVILDVMMPGSSGFEITKKIRDISSVPIIILTAKDSDMDYATGINLGSDDYFTKPFSAIALNMRVKAMLRRIKMDQERLPARQEEATLRIGDIEIDLAAMSVKQNGISLNLTPNEYNVFVYLIENKNRAVSRDELLDSIWGYGKDIETRACDDTVRRLRKKLAGSTVEIETVWGFGFTVKESSAG; translated from the coding sequence ATGAGTGAAGAAATATATATTGCAGAAGATGAAGATGGCATCCGTTTGACGGTGAAGACGTTTCTGGAGAGCGAGGGCTATGTGGTCTCCGACTTTCCCAATGGCGACCTGCTCTACGAGGCTTTCCTCAATAAACAGCCGGACTTGGTCATCCTGGATGTGATGATGCCTGGATCGAGCGGCTTCGAGATCACCAAAAAAATCCGCGACATCAGTTCGGTGCCGATCATCATCCTGACCGCAAAAGACAGTGACATGGATTACGCGACGGGCATAAACTTGGGCAGTGATGATTACTTCACGAAACCCTTCAGTGCCATCGCCCTGAATATGCGCGTGAAAGCGATGCTGCGCCGCATCAAGATGGACCAGGAACGCCTGCCGGCCCGTCAGGAAGAAGCTACGCTGCGGATCGGCGATATCGAAATCGATCTGGCCGCCATGTCCGTCAAACAAAATGGGATCTCCCTCAACCTGACACCAAATGAATACAATGTGTTCGTTTATCTCATAGAAAACAAAAACCGTGCCGTTTCCAGGGACGAGCTTTTGGACTCGATCTGGGGCTACGGCAAGGACATCGAGACGCGCGCCTGCGATGACACGGTAAGGCGCTTGCGCAAAAAACTGGCCGGTTCCACAGTCGAGATCGAGACCGTCTGGGGATTCGGCTTCACCGTGAAGGAGTCGTCTGCGGGATGA
- a CDS encoding GNAT family N-acetyltransferase codes for MTLTHRNATLDDVEAIVAIYNQTIPSRMVTADLEPVTVKQKMGWFLDHSPSYRPIWVFEEDGKICAWVSFQPFHERAAYDKTAELSIYIHEDYRGKKMGTQIMEAVLAACDELDITNLVCLIFGHNAPSIGLMKKFGFEQWGYLPRVAELDGIERDLVYMGKRVRD; via the coding sequence ATGACCCTAACACATAGAAACGCAACTTTGGACGATGTGGAAGCTATCGTCGCCATCTACAATCAGACGATCCCCAGCCGGATGGTGACGGCCGATCTCGAACCGGTGACCGTCAAACAAAAAATGGGCTGGTTCCTGGACCATTCGCCCAGCTACAGACCGATCTGGGTTTTTGAAGAGGATGGAAAAATCTGTGCTTGGGTGAGCTTTCAGCCTTTCCATGAGCGCGCCGCCTACGATAAGACAGCAGAATTGAGCATCTATATCCATGAGGACTACCGCGGCAAAAAAATGGGCACGCAGATCATGGAAGCGGTATTGGCCGCCTGCGACGAACTGGATATCACGAATCTGGTCTGCCTCATCTTCGGCCACAATGCACCAAGCATCGGGCTGATGAAAAAATTCGGTTTTGAACAATGGGGATATTTACCGAGGGTAGCCGAGCTCGACGGCATCGAGCGCGACCTCGTCTACATGGGCAAAAGAGTGCGCGACTGA